The genomic interval TCCATAAAGACCAATCGCTGATGCAGGACCTCGTCCGCCTAAACACTAGCTACTAGCTACTAGACCAGGACTTAGCTCTTAAGGATTTGCTTCACATCAGAGCTCTCCGGACACAAAAAAAGGGTCTCTTCGTGACCCTTTTAAAACTTCTGCTATAAAATACAGCTACTGATTTTTTTAACCATCACATGAGTTGTGTGATGGTCGGACCGACTGGATTCGAACCAGCGACCCCACCCCCCCCAGAGGTGTGCGCTACCAGACTGCGCTACGGTCCGACTTGGACTGATATTCTTATATGCCTAGGTTTCATAAGTAAATATTTTTTTTCGATTTTGGCCAACTTTTATAAGATGTGCCAGGAATGCTTCGACAAGTTTTTGACAGACTGCCATATGAGTACATTCAAGGTTAAACTCAAAATAGGCTATGGTGCAACCATGTATGGATAGCGGAACGCATGATAAAGCCCTGTCTCATCCGAGTTATTGCCATAATATTAGTGACATTCTCTACGAGCGTATGGGGAAAGGTGAAATTTTATAGTTTTCCCGTACCTACAGAAGTCAGTCATCAGGTAAAATTTTGGCATAGTATATTTGCACAGTATCACGGCCACCATTCTGTGATTCATGATCGAGACTTACCGAACATCGTCATCGACGTCATCGATTTTCAGGTTTTCGCCCAGCGTTTCAACCAAGGCTATCCCTACGAACGAAGTGATCAAAAAAGAATCCGACGCAAGTACATCGAGCGCTACGAATTAGCTATCCAACGATTCAAGGAAGAGGGGCGGAAAGCTGTAAGACATGGGCTGATGGAAGAACGAATTTTGAAAGTCTATAGTCAGCATGATGAAGGACTCGCACACCTCTTCACACGGCCTGTAAACCTTAGGGTTCAGACGGGTCTTGCTGATGAATTTCAAAGAGCCGCTGAAAGATCAAAAAAATATTTGCCTTACATGGAAGACATCTTTCGAGAGCACAATATTCCAGTTGATCTCACGCGGCTAGCGTTTGTGGAATCGATGTTTAACGAACGAGCCGTATCGAAAGTAGGTGCTTCGGGGATTTGGCAATTTATGCCAGCCACAGCCAGACGATTTATAAAGGTGAATCGCTACATTGACGAGCGAAATTCACCCCTTAAAGCCTCTCTCGCTGCTGCAAAGTACATGGGTACAAACTTTCGTCGCCTAAAAACATGGCCATTAACCATCACTGCCTACAATCATGGAGCAGGTGGCGTTCGACGAGCTATGCGTCGCCTCAGAACCAACGACCTAGGTAAGATCATCCGTCACTACCGCCATC from Pseudobacteriovorax antillogorgiicola carries:
- a CDS encoding lytic transglycosylase domain-containing protein; its protein translation is MKFYSFPVPTEVSHQVKFWHSIFAQYHGHHSVIHDRDLPNIVIDVIDFQVFAQRFNQGYPYERSDQKRIRRKYIERYELAIQRFKEEGRKAVRHGLMEERILKVYSQHDEGLAHLFTRPVNLRVQTGLADEFQRAAERSKKYLPYMEDIFREHNIPVDLTRLAFVESMFNERAVSKVGASGIWQFMPATARRFIKVNRYIDERNSPLKASLAAAKYMGTNFRRLKTWPLTITAYNHGAGGVRRAMRRLRTNDLGKIIRHYRHRTFGFASKNFYAEFLAANIVYKQKYRQDFDNRNPLEIERLKIKQRVTLNELIQKTPLDEETIKKFNFCLKNQAFHRYRNRPLPRNFELIIPKTMARAVERDIQEIARMSPREKRRYRL